The following are encoded together in the Streptomyces sp. NBC_00358 genome:
- a CDS encoding winged helix-turn-helix transcriptional regulator, translating to MSQYEDTCMIRGDGGRTIRAVLDRICDKWTLLIVTTLERGRLRFTDLQRQVPGISQRMLTLTLRNLERDGLVSRTVYAEVPPRVEYALTPTGQSLIPPALALAGWAIEHIAEIEASRTAYGERSG from the coding sequence ATGTCGCAGTACGAGGACACGTGCATGATCCGCGGGGACGGCGGGCGGACGATCCGCGCCGTGCTCGACCGGATCTGCGACAAGTGGACGCTGCTGATCGTGACGACCCTGGAGCGGGGGCGGCTGCGCTTCACCGACCTGCAGCGGCAGGTACCGGGTATCTCGCAGCGCATGCTGACGCTGACTCTGCGGAACCTGGAGCGCGACGGTCTGGTGTCCCGGACGGTGTACGCGGAGGTCCCGCCCCGCGTCGAGTACGCGCTGACCCCCACCGGGCAGAGCCTCATCCCGCCGGCGCTCGCCCTGGCCGGCTGGGCGATCGAGCACATCGCGGAGATCGAGGCCAGCAGGACCGCGTATGGGGAACGGTCCGGCTGA